From the genome of Plectropomus leopardus isolate mb chromosome 13, YSFRI_Pleo_2.0, whole genome shotgun sequence, one region includes:
- the nlrc3l1 gene encoding protein NLRC3, protein MMDDSVLEEMATLSGSSSIGDAASGRGESMSNEDDDLYYIPERRPSLDLGPSPMDASHWHYVDQASAPALSYKSMTSEENLSSLDGQSESSTRVQLDRADSYSSCYSLDSDDCEKRIPKVKSKEDMVSQLPDAPELMKDPNAVRHPSLTVAFTFKAISQILGKLSQGDLQRFKGMLWKRYPQSFNTPPQGMDLVDLVDRLLECYDLEVSLQITKTLLEEMGLTRMIDFLQSLCRRNEVRHDLKETLRRTYSEAPEVSDMQGEKRPLDDVFTNLFITSTCNNGPNIEHEVMTIPKLDSNSKEGKLLSTGDILSAERLEHSHFKLMLVTGVAGSGKSMAARRLILDWVEERAHQHVSFLFALPFRELKQFEESKVSLRDIIQTLYPETKQLTDDDYTSDDGRLMFVFDSLDEYSGKVDFQNTVLYSDRTKTTSLNIIVVNLLRARLVYHALFVIFSRPHVKYCIPWDTPHDEIDLRGFCDSEKDEYFKKKFKDPDQAARVIAYINSSKTLRIMCHLPLFCSLVADEHRHIFREQGTHAGLPRSITYMYTKLLLALIRQHRVFRAPHQSADEERDFLMKLGHLAFTMLEQGQFRIRKEDWTEHGISDVEAVTNTGLCIEYITKPMVLFKEKVISFIHPTMQEYLAALYVFLTFRNQGKNIFDQQLKDKFKGIFKAHKGMELYKSAVDRSLLCEDGRLDIFLRFLFGMALQTNLELLQPFCTSSVKWPAFTEYAAALIRKRIRENQHPGRNSNLQCCLEELGV, encoded by the exons ATGATGGACGACAGTGTATTGGAGGAGATGGCCACGCTGTCAGGCAGCTCATCTATCGGGGATGCAGCGTCTGGTAGAGGAGAGAGTATGTCTAATGAAGATGACGACCTTTACTACATCCCTGAGAGAAGACCCTCTTTAGACCTTGGGCCGAGTCCAATGGATGCCAGCCACTG gcATTATGTGGACCAGGCCTCTGCTCCAGCTCTGAGCTACAAATCAATGACAAGTGAGGAGAACTTGAGCAGCTTGGATGGCCAAAGTGAATCCTCCACGAG GGTCCAGCTGGACAGAGCAGATTCATACTCAAGCTGCTACTCCTTGGACAGTGACGATTGTGAAAAGAGAATCCCCAA GGTTAAAAGCAAAGAGGATATGGTCTCACAGCTTCCTGATGCACCTGAGTTAATGAAAGACCCAAATGCAGTCAGGCATCCCTCTCTGACGGTGGCTTTCACTTTCAAG GCTATTTCTCAAATCCTCGGGAAGCTGTCTCAGGGGGACCTTCAGAGATTCAAGGGGATGCTGTGGAAGCGTTACCCACAGTCATTCAACACTCCTCCCCAAGGCATGGACCTGGTGGACCTTGTGGACCGGTTGCTCGAGTGTTACGATCTGGAGGTATCTTTGCAGATCACCAAAACCCTTCTTGAGGAAATGGGGCTCACGAGGATGATTGATTTTCTCCAGAGTTTGTGCAGAAGAA atgaagTACGTCATGATTTAAAGGAGACTCTGAGGAGGACGTACAGTGAAGCACCTGAGGTTTCGGACATGCAGGGAGAAAAAAGGCCACTTGACGATGTTTTCACTAATCTCTTCATAACCTCAACATGTAATAATGGCCCAAATATTGAACACGAGGTCATGACCATACCAAAGCTGGACAGCAACAGCAAAGAAGGGAAACTGCTTTCCACTGGAGATATTTTGAGCGCTGAAAGACTGGAGCACTCACACTTTAAGCTGATGCTGGTCACAGGCGTGGCAGGGTCGGGGAAGTCTATGGCAGCCAGGAGGTTAATCCTCGATTGGGTCGAAGAGCGGGCTCACCAGCACGTGTCCTTCTTGTTTGCTTTGCCGTTCAGGGAGCTCAAACAGTTTGAGGAGTCCAAGGTCTCACTGAGGGATATAATACAAACACTCTACCCGGAAACCAAGCAACTGACGGATGACGATTATACAAGCGATGACGGCAGACTCATGTTTGTCTTTGACAGTCTGGATGAGTACAGTGGGAAGGTTGACTTTCAAAACACTGTGCTCTACAGCGACCGCACAAAAACCACCAGCCTGAACATCATCGTGGTCAACCTCCTCAGAGCGAGGCTGGTTTACCACGCGCTCTTCGTAATCTTTTCACGGCCGCATGTGAAGTACTGCATTCCCTGGGACACGCCTCACGACGAGATAGACTTGCGTGGTTTCTGCGACTCTGAAAAAGACGAGTACTTTAAGAAGAAATTTAAGGACCCAGATCAAGCAGCTCGAGTCATTGCGTATATCAACTCCTCCAAAACCCTCCGCATCATGTGCCACCTGCCCTTGTTTTGCTCACTGGTGGCTGACGAGCACCGGCACATTTTTAGGGAACAGGGGACACACGCAGGGCTGCCCAGGAGCATCACCTACATGTACACAAAGCTGCTGCTCGCACTCATTCGTCAGCATCGTGTATTTAGAGCTCCGCATCAGAGCgcagatgaagagagagactTCCTCATGAAACTCGGACATTTGGCCTTCACTATGCTAGAACAAGGCCAGTTCAGGATCAGAAAGGAAGACTGGACAGAGCACGGGATCAGCGACGTGGAGGCAGTGACCAACACCGGCCTGTGCATCGAGTACATCACAAAGCCGATGGTGCTGTTTAAGGAAAAAGTCATCAGCTTCATCCACCCCACCATGCAGGAGTACCTCGCTGCCCTCTATGTGTTTCTCACCTTCAGAAACCAGGGGAAGAACATTTTTGACCAGCAACTGAAGGATAAGTTCAAGGGGATATTCAAGGCACACAAAGGGATGGAGCTATACAAGAGCGCCGTGGACAGAAGCCTCCTGTGTGAAGACGGCAGACTGGACATTTTCCTGCGTTTCCTGTTTGGAATGGCTCTTCAAACCAACCTGGAGCTCCTCCAACCGTTCTGCACATCTTCTGTAAAGTGGCCAGCGTTCACTGAATATGCCGCTGCCCTCATCCGGAAGAGGATCAGAGAAAATCAGCATCCTGGCAGGAATAGCAACCTGCAGTGCTGCCTGGAAGAGCTGGGTGTGTGA
- the LOC121952640 gene encoding interleukin-1 receptor accessory protein-like isoform X1, whose amino-acid sequence MNLSSAIKAFGSLCVLLADALPVSKDYSPKIIGPDCVKIRAHPGEQLFLHCEALTNCQDVALIYWLVNDSFPEDTPSNDRIIESEESSLEDGAILKRSLLLKKVTPEDLKSTFTCVVTNTAGMSRKKVTLTAAVSSNCNGGRKRKHKITRQ is encoded by the exons ATGAACCTGTCGTCTGCCATCAAAG CTTTTGGATCTCTGTGTGTGCTGCTTGCAGATGCATTACCAG tttcCAAGGATTATTCTCCAAAGATCATCGGGCCAGATTGCGTCAAAATAAGAGCTCATCCAG GTGAGCAGCTGTTTCTTCACTGTGAAGCGCTTACAAACTGCCAAGATGTTGCACTCATCTACTGGCTCGTCAATGACTCTTTCCCTGAAGACACCCCCAGCAATGACAGAATAATAGAATCAGAGGA ATCATCTTTAGAGGACGGTGCGATCCTGAAGAGGAGTTTGCTGTTGAAGAAAGTCACACCAGAGGACCTGAAATCCACCTTCACCTGTGTCGTGACAAACACTGCTGGGATGAGCAGAAAGAAAGTAACTTTAACAGCAGCTGTAAGTAGCAACTGTaatggaggaagaaagagaaaacacaaaataacacgacagtaa
- the LOC121952640 gene encoding interleukin-1 receptor accessory protein-like isoform X2, translated as MNLSSAIKVSKDYSPKIIGPDCVKIRAHPGEQLFLHCEALTNCQDVALIYWLVNDSFPEDTPSNDRIIESEESSLEDGAILKRSLLLKKVTPEDLKSTFTCVVTNTAGMSRKKVTLTAAVSSNCNGGRKRKHKITRQ; from the exons ATGAACCTGTCGTCTGCCATCAAAG tttcCAAGGATTATTCTCCAAAGATCATCGGGCCAGATTGCGTCAAAATAAGAGCTCATCCAG GTGAGCAGCTGTTTCTTCACTGTGAAGCGCTTACAAACTGCCAAGATGTTGCACTCATCTACTGGCTCGTCAATGACTCTTTCCCTGAAGACACCCCCAGCAATGACAGAATAATAGAATCAGAGGA ATCATCTTTAGAGGACGGTGCGATCCTGAAGAGGAGTTTGCTGTTGAAGAAAGTCACACCAGAGGACCTGAAATCCACCTTCACCTGTGTCGTGACAAACACTGCTGGGATGAGCAGAAAGAAAGTAACTTTAACAGCAGCTGTAAGTAGCAACTGTaatggaggaagaaagagaaaacacaaaataacacgacagtaa
- the rnf121 gene encoding RING finger protein 121, whose protein sequence is MAGVFEVEVDGVEHDHGLEHHDEPHQFDVSKLSPEEKWRVEHARMHAKHKGHEAMHAEMVLILIVTLVVAQLVLVQWKQRHPKSYNLVTLFQMWVVPLYFTTKLHWWRFLTTWFIFSVITAYISYRATRKPLACTTPRLVYKWFLLLYKISYATGIVGYSVVMFTLFGINLIFRIKPEDAMDFGVSLLFYGLYYGVLGRDFAEMCADFMASTVGYYSASGMPTKHLSDNICAVCGQPILVDVSEEGIIENTYRLSCNHVFHEFCIRGWCIVGKKQMCPYCKEKVDLKRMFSNPWERPHVMYGQLLDWLRYLVAWQPVIIGFVQGINYVLGLE, encoded by the exons TTTGATGTGTCCAAGCtctcgccagaggagaagtggaG gGTGGAGCATGCAAGAATGCATGCCAAACACAAAGGTCATGAGGCCATGCACGCAGAGATGGTCCTGATCCTGATAGTCACTCTTGTCGTCGCCCAGCTAGTCCTTGTGCAGTGGAAACAGAGACATCCAAAGTCATACAAT CTGGTGACTCTGTTCCAGATGTGGGTAGTTCCTCTCTACTTTACTACCAAACTTCACTGGTGGAGGTTCCTGACCACGTGGTTTATCTTCTCTGTCATCACAGCATACATCTCCTACCGTGCCACACGCAAGCCACTGGCCTGCACCACGCCGAG GTTGGTGTATAAGTGGTTCCTCCTGCTCTACAAGATCAGCTACGCCACAGGAATAGTTGGCTACAGTGTCGTCATGTTTACACTTTTTGGTATAAACTTAATATTCAG GATAAAGCCAGAGGATGCAATGGACTTTGGCGTTTCACTGTTATTCTACGGTCTGTACTACGGGGTCCTGGGAAGAGACTTTGCAGAGATGTGTGCAGACTTCATGGCTTCAACTGTTGGG tattacAGTGCATCCGGCATGCCAACCAAGCACCTCTCCGACAATATCTGTGCTGTGTGCGGGCAGCCCATCCTCGTAGATGTCAGTGAGGAGGGGATTATCGAGAACACGTACAGATTATCCTGCAACCATGT GTTCCATGAGTTCTGCATAAGAGGATGGTGCATCGTCGGAAAGAAGCAGATGTGCCCGTACTGCAAAGAGAAGGTGGATCTGAAGAGGATGTTCAGCAATCC CTGGGAGAGGCCACACGTCATGTATGGACAACTTTTAGACTGGCTGCGGTACTTGGTGGCCTGGCAGCCTGTTATTATTGGATTTGTGCAAGGCATCAACTACGTGCTGGGTCTCGAGTGA